The Oryzias melastigma strain HK-1 linkage group LG6, ASM292280v2, whole genome shotgun sequence genome includes a window with the following:
- the parvb gene encoding beta-parvin isoform X2 produces MSGLLCGTKRKKQVSDLHEEGKNAINAPLLPSGTEIHPEDALLEENAERIMLDPASRENPKFKDLVKTLTEWINSELEEDRIIVKDLEEDCYDGQVLQKLFEKLSGRKLNVAEVTQSEIGQKQKLQTVLEAVNSVLRPHGWTVEWSVESIHSKHLVSIVYLLVALAMHFQAAIRLPEHVSVQVVVVKKLEGILQTAVVTKELTTTTEMMIGRFERDAFDTLLDHAPDKLNVVKSSLITFVNKHLNKLNLEVTELESQFADGVYLILLMGLLEDYFVPLYNFFLTPESFEQKVHNVAFAFELMQDGGLMKPKARPEDVVNLNLKATLRVLYNLFTNYKNSE; encoded by the exons ATGTCAGGCCTGCTGTGTGGGACTAAGAGGAAGAAGCAAG TGAGCGATCTACATGAGGAAGGGAAGAACGCCATTAACGCTCCCCTGCTTCCTTCAGGGACAGAGATTCATCCAGAAGACGCTCTGCTGG AGGAAAATGCAGAGAGGATCATGTTGGACCCCGCCTCTCGAGAAAACCCTAAATTTAAGGATCTGGTGAAG ACTCTGACTGAGTGGATCAACAGTGAGTTGGAGGAGGACAGGATCATAGTCAAAGACCTGGAGGAGGACTGCTACGATGGACAAGTCCTACAGAAGTTGTTTg AAAAGTTGTCCGGCAGGAAGCTGAACGTGGCAGAGGTGACCCAGTCGGAGATCGGCCAGAAGCAGAAGCTTCAGACGGTTCTGGAGGCTGTTAATTCTGTGCTCAGACCTCACGGCTGGACCGTTGAGTGGAGTGTGGAGT CCATACATTCAAAACACCTGGTGTCAATTGTTTACCTGCTGGTTGCTCTGGCGATGCACTTCCAGGCCGCCATCAGACTCCCTGAGCACGTCTCTGTACAGGTGGTGGTGGTCAAG AAACTTGAGGGTATCCTGCAAACTGCTGTTGTAACCAAAGAGCTGACGACCACAACAGA AATGATGATTGGAAGATTTG AGAGGGACGCGTTTGACACTCTGCTGGATCATGCTCCAGATAAACTTAATGTGGTGAAATCG TCTCTCATCACATTTGTGAACAAACACCTGAACAAACTCAACCTGGAAGTCACTGAGCTGGAATCACAG ttTGCTGATGGAGTGTATTTGATCTTACTGATGGGACTGTTGGAGGACTACTTCGTCCCGCTGTACAACTTCTTCCTCACACCGGAGAGCTTTGAGCAGAAG GTTCATAATGTGGCGTTTGCCTTTGAGCTGATGCAGGATGGAGGTTTGATGAAACCCAAAGCGAGACCAGAAG atgTTGTAAACCTCAACCTGAAGGCCACCCTGAGAGTCCTCTACAATCTGTTCACCAACTACAAGAACTCTGAATGA
- the parvb gene encoding beta-parvin isoform X1, with the protein MQSSKMKKDESFLGKLGGSLARKKKSKEVSDLHEEGKNAINAPLLPSGTEIHPEDALLEENAERIMLDPASRENPKFKDLVKTLTEWINSELEEDRIIVKDLEEDCYDGQVLQKLFEKLSGRKLNVAEVTQSEIGQKQKLQTVLEAVNSVLRPHGWTVEWSVESIHSKHLVSIVYLLVALAMHFQAAIRLPEHVSVQVVVVKKLEGILQTAVVTKELTTTTEMMIGRFERDAFDTLLDHAPDKLNVVKSSLITFVNKHLNKLNLEVTELESQFADGVYLILLMGLLEDYFVPLYNFFLTPESFEQKVHNVAFAFELMQDGGLMKPKARPEDVVNLNLKATLRVLYNLFTNYKNSE; encoded by the exons ATGCAGTCCAGTAAGATGAAGAAGGACGAGTCCTTTCTCGGGAAACTGGGAGGCAGCCTGGCCAGGAAGAAGAAGAGTAAAGAAG TGAGCGATCTACATGAGGAAGGGAAGAACGCCATTAACGCTCCCCTGCTTCCTTCAGGGACAGAGATTCATCCAGAAGACGCTCTGCTGG AGGAAAATGCAGAGAGGATCATGTTGGACCCCGCCTCTCGAGAAAACCCTAAATTTAAGGATCTGGTGAAG ACTCTGACTGAGTGGATCAACAGTGAGTTGGAGGAGGACAGGATCATAGTCAAAGACCTGGAGGAGGACTGCTACGATGGACAAGTCCTACAGAAGTTGTTTg AAAAGTTGTCCGGCAGGAAGCTGAACGTGGCAGAGGTGACCCAGTCGGAGATCGGCCAGAAGCAGAAGCTTCAGACGGTTCTGGAGGCTGTTAATTCTGTGCTCAGACCTCACGGCTGGACCGTTGAGTGGAGTGTGGAGT CCATACATTCAAAACACCTGGTGTCAATTGTTTACCTGCTGGTTGCTCTGGCGATGCACTTCCAGGCCGCCATCAGACTCCCTGAGCACGTCTCTGTACAGGTGGTGGTGGTCAAG AAACTTGAGGGTATCCTGCAAACTGCTGTTGTAACCAAAGAGCTGACGACCACAACAGA AATGATGATTGGAAGATTTG AGAGGGACGCGTTTGACACTCTGCTGGATCATGCTCCAGATAAACTTAATGTGGTGAAATCG TCTCTCATCACATTTGTGAACAAACACCTGAACAAACTCAACCTGGAAGTCACTGAGCTGGAATCACAG ttTGCTGATGGAGTGTATTTGATCTTACTGATGGGACTGTTGGAGGACTACTTCGTCCCGCTGTACAACTTCTTCCTCACACCGGAGAGCTTTGAGCAGAAG GTTCATAATGTGGCGTTTGCCTTTGAGCTGATGCAGGATGGAGGTTTGATGAAACCCAAAGCGAGACCAGAAG atgTTGTAAACCTCAACCTGAAGGCCACCCTGAGAGTCCTCTACAATCTGTTCACCAACTACAAGAACTCTGAATGA